The following are encoded in a window of Novosphingobium sp. ZN18A2 genomic DNA:
- a CDS encoding NUDIX domain-containing protein, with the protein MNDIDDLGVHDDAPPAIPAATVVIYRHDPAGGPAQILMVERSASMSFAGGAAVFPGGRIDPADHDLAAKLGSGLDAMDVAARVAAVRETLEETGLAIGLSGPVSAADARAARKQLLDVGALEPVLAERGWELDLSALVPFARWLPRHKGIKVFDTRFYLADLGTGAVEIEVDATENTHLFWASAAEALRLAGEGRISVIFPTRRNLERLAQFDDFAAARTHAIETPVVTITPWIEERDGAKWLTIPSDAGYPCNGEPVETVARG; encoded by the coding sequence ATGAACGATATAGACGATCTGGGCGTGCACGACGATGCCCCTCCGGCCATTCCGGCCGCCACTGTTGTTATCTACCGGCACGATCCGGCAGGCGGCCCGGCTCAGATCCTGATGGTAGAGCGATCCGCGTCGATGAGTTTCGCGGGCGGTGCGGCGGTGTTTCCGGGCGGGCGGATTGATCCGGCCGACCACGATCTTGCCGCGAAGCTCGGCTCCGGGCTCGATGCCATGGATGTTGCGGCGCGCGTTGCGGCAGTGCGCGAAACGCTGGAGGAAACCGGCCTGGCGATTGGCCTTTCCGGCCCTGTAAGCGCTGCCGACGCCCGCGCTGCACGCAAGCAGTTGCTGGACGTGGGGGCGCTTGAGCCCGTTCTTGCAGAGCGCGGTTGGGAGCTTGACCTGTCGGCGCTTGTCCCGTTCGCGCGATGGCTTCCGCGGCACAAGGGCATCAAGGTTTTCGATACGCGCTTCTATCTTGCCGATCTGGGGACGGGCGCGGTCGAGATCGAAGTCGACGCGACGGAAAACACGCACCTGTTCTGGGCAAGCGCGGCAGAGGCGCTGCGCCTTGCCGGGGAAGGGCGCATCAGCGTTATCTTCCCCACGCGCCGCAATCTTGAACGCCTTGCCCAGTTCGACGATTTCGCCGCCGCGCGGACCCACGCGATCGAGACACCGGTGGTGACGATAACCCCGTGGATCGAGGAACGCGACGGCGCCAAGTGGCTGACGATCCCGTCCGATGCGGGATACCCGTGCAACGGCGAGCCGGTGGAAACGGTAGCGCGGGGGTAA
- a CDS encoding queuosine precursor transporter, translating into MNDPVTRLDAAAAGPRHFRYFDYVMAAFVTILLLSNIIGASKPSYIPLPGGTQWSFGAGVLFFPVSYILGDVLTEVYGYARARRVIWAGFAALVFMAFMAAVVVALPPAKGWPYQDAYEAVFGNSWRIVVASMTAFWAGEFANSFVLAKMKVWTQGRMLWTRTIGSTIVGQGLDSVIFYPLAFYGLAGWPPEQLLEVVLSQWFIKTAWEAVLTPVTYFVVGWLKHHEGVEVFDTDTDFSPFAKTSG; encoded by the coding sequence ATGAACGATCCCGTCACCCGACTCGACGCCGCCGCTGCCGGGCCGCGGCACTTCAGGTATTTCGACTATGTGATGGCGGCTTTCGTCACCATCCTGCTGTTGTCGAACATCATCGGGGCGTCGAAGCCATCCTACATCCCCTTGCCCGGCGGAACGCAGTGGTCGTTCGGCGCGGGGGTGCTGTTCTTTCCGGTCAGCTACATCCTGGGGGACGTGCTGACAGAGGTCTATGGCTATGCCCGCGCGCGACGCGTGATCTGGGCCGGGTTTGCCGCGCTGGTGTTCATGGCGTTCATGGCGGCTGTGGTGGTGGCGCTGCCGCCCGCGAAGGGGTGGCCCTACCAGGATGCCTATGAGGCGGTTTTCGGAAATTCTTGGCGCATCGTCGTCGCGTCGATGACCGCATTCTGGGCCGGCGAATTCGCCAATTCCTTCGTGCTCGCCAAGATGAAGGTCTGGACGCAGGGCAGGATGCTGTGGACGCGCACGATCGGTTCCACGATCGTGGGGCAGGGGCTGGACAGCGTGATCTTCTATCCGCTCGCCTTCTATGGCCTGGCCGGCTGGCCGCCGGAGCAACTGCTGGAGGTCGTGCTGTCGCAGTGGTTCATCAAGACGGCATGGGAAGCGGTGCTGACGCCGGTAACCTATTTCGTGGTCGGGTGGCTGAAGCACCACGAGGGCGTGGAAGTGTTCGACACCGATACCGATTTTTCGCCTTTCGCGAAAACCTCGGGGTAG
- a CDS encoding PspC domain-containing protein: MSGLRFDDGARPAPPARRHFRLNKARGKIMGVSAGIADYFGIDVTLVRIAWVVGTLVGFGSLILVYLAIGLLAD; encoded by the coding sequence ATGAGCGGCCTGCGCTTCGACGACGGCGCGCGGCCCGCTCCCCCGGCCCGGCGCCACTTCCGCCTGAACAAGGCGAGAGGGAAGATCATGGGGGTATCGGCCGGCATCGCCGACTATTTCGGGATCGATGTCACGCTCGTGCGCATCGCATGGGTCGTGGGCACGCTGGTGGGCTTCGGCTCGCTGATCCTGGTTTACCTCGCCATCGGCCTCCTGGCCGATTGA
- the rimP gene encoding ribosome maturation protein RimP translates to MADIARITEIVEPEARALGFDLVRVRYFKGGEIGDEEHTLQIMAERPETGQLVIEDCAALSQRISEAFDSLEEAGEDVIEDAYRLEVSSPGIDRPLTRRKDFAAWTGHEARIELTELLDERRRVRGELAGFDEEADTISIEDGGTTYRVPFTLVANAKLVLTDKLIAASRPLDTSGADEILEEQED, encoded by the coding sequence ATGGCGGATATCGCGCGCATTACCGAGATTGTTGAGCCGGAGGCCAGGGCCTTGGGCTTCGATCTTGTGCGCGTGCGCTATTTCAAGGGGGGCGAGATCGGGGACGAGGAGCATACGCTCCAGATCATGGCCGAGCGGCCCGAGACCGGCCAGCTTGTGATCGAGGATTGCGCGGCCCTTTCGCAACGCATTTCCGAAGCGTTCGATTCGCTGGAAGAGGCGGGCGAGGACGTGATCGAGGATGCCTACAGGCTGGAAGTCAGCTCTCCGGGAATCGACCGTCCGCTGACCCGCCGCAAGGACTTTGCCGCGTGGACCGGCCACGAAGCGCGGATCGAACTGACCGAGTTGCTTGACGAGCGCCGCCGCGTTCGCGGCGAGCTTGCCGGCTTCGACGAGGAAGCGGATACGATTTCGATCGAGGATGGAGGCACCACCTACCGGGTTCCCTTCACCCTTGTCGCCAACGCCAAGCTTGTCCTGACCGACAAGCTTATCGCAGCATCCCGCCCGCTCGATACGAGCGGCGCGGACGAGATTCTGGAAGAACAGGAAGACTGA
- the nusA gene encoding transcription termination factor NusA, whose protein sequence is MASAISANRAELLAIANSVATEKMIDKSIVIEAMEEAIQKSARNRYGAENDIRAKLDPRTGDLRLWRVVEVVEEVEDYFKQVDLKAAQKLEKDAKLGDFIVDPLPPVDLGRIDAQSAKQVIFQKVRDAERERQYEEFKDRAGEVVTGVIKSVEFGHVIVNLGRAEGVIRRDQQIPREVPRVGERVRALILKVERQNRGPQIFLSRAHPEFMKKLFAQEVPEIYDGIIEIKAAARDPGSRAKIGVISRDSSIDPVGACVGMKGSRVQAVVQELQGEKIDIIPWSEDTATFVVNALQPATVSRVVIDEEESRIEVVVPDDQLSLAIGRRGQNVRLASQLTGSQIDIMTDAEASEKRQKEFAERSKMFEEELDVDETLSQLLVAEGFSELEEVAYYPLDELATIEGFDEELAEELQSRAVEALERREEAQREERRGLGVEDDLAELPHLTEAMLVTLGKAGIKTLDDLADLATDELILKKRPEQRRRDNSGPQRRERAERLEDKGGVLGEYGLSEEQGNEIIMAARAHWFDDEPAAGAPAAPEEAADADSSQ, encoded by the coding sequence ATGGCCAGTGCGATTTCCGCCAACCGCGCCGAACTGCTTGCGATCGCGAACTCCGTCGCGACCGAGAAGATGATCGACAAGTCCATCGTTATCGAGGCGATGGAAGAGGCGATCCAGAAGTCGGCCCGCAACCGTTATGGCGCCGAGAACGACATCCGCGCGAAGCTTGATCCGCGCACCGGCGACCTGCGCCTGTGGCGCGTTGTGGAAGTGGTCGAAGAGGTTGAGGACTATTTCAAGCAGGTGGACCTGAAGGCCGCCCAGAAGCTTGAAAAGGACGCCAAGCTGGGTGACTTCATCGTCGATCCGCTGCCGCCGGTCGATCTTGGCCGCATCGATGCGCAGTCGGCCAAGCAGGTGATCTTCCAGAAGGTCCGCGATGCCGAGCGCGAGCGCCAGTACGAGGAATTCAAGGACCGCGCGGGCGAAGTCGTGACGGGCGTGATCAAGTCGGTCGAATTCGGCCACGTGATCGTCAACCTCGGCCGGGCCGAGGGCGTAATTCGCCGCGACCAGCAGATCCCGCGCGAGGTTCCGCGCGTGGGCGAACGCGTGCGCGCGCTGATCCTGAAGGTCGAACGCCAGAATCGCGGCCCGCAGATTTTCCTTTCCCGCGCGCATCCGGAGTTCATGAAGAAGCTCTTCGCGCAGGAAGTGCCCGAAATCTATGACGGCATCATCGAGATCAAGGCCGCGGCGCGCGATCCGGGCAGCCGCGCCAAGATCGGCGTGATCAGCCGCGATTCCTCGATCGACCCGGTCGGCGCCTGCGTCGGCATGAAGGGCAGCCGTGTGCAGGCGGTGGTCCAGGAACTGCAGGGCGAAAAGATCGACATCATCCCGTGGAGCGAGGACACCGCGACTTTCGTGGTCAACGCGCTCCAGCCCGCGACGGTCAGCCGCGTCGTCATCGACGAGGAAGAGAGCCGGATCGAGGTTGTGGTGCCCGACGACCAGCTTTCGCTGGCGATCGGCCGCCGGGGCCAGAACGTGCGCCTTGCCAGCCAGCTTACCGGTTCGCAGATCGACATCATGACCGATGCCGAAGCGTCGGAGAAGCGGCAGAAGGAATTCGCCGAGCGTTCCAAGATGTTCGAGGAAGAGCTCGACGTCGACGAAACGCTGTCGCAGCTTCTGGTTGCCGAAGGCTTCAGCGAACTGGAAGAAGTCGCCTATTACCCGCTCGACGAGCTGGCGACGATCGAAGGCTTCGACGAAGAACTGGCCGAAGAGCTTCAGAGCCGCGCGGTCGAGGCGCTTGAGCGTCGCGAGGAGGCGCAGCGCGAAGAGCGTCGCGGCCTTGGCGTGGAAGACGATCTTGCCGAACTGCCGCACCTTACCGAGGCCATGCTGGTCACGCTGGGCAAGGCGGGGATCAAGACGCTCGACGACCTGGCGGACCTCGCCACCGACGAACTGATCCTGAAGAAGCGCCCCGAACAGCGCCGTCGCGACAATTCCGGCCCGCAGCGCCGCGAACGCGCCGAGCGGCTGGAAGACAAGGGCGGCGTGCTGGGCGAATACGGCCTCAGCGAAGAGCAGGGCAACGAGATCATCATGGCCGCGCGTGCGCACTGGTTCGACGACGAACCGGCTGCCGGCGCTCCGGCCGCACCCGAGGAGGCCGCCGATGCGGATTCCTCGCAATGA
- a CDS encoding DUF448 domain-containing protein: protein MRIPRNEPLDPDITVGRPASPGVPERSARVRGKAAEPERRCILTGDHAGREALVRLALSPDGDVAPDVLARAPGRGAWIGVPRPALEKALANGKLKGALARAFKGAPLSIPADLGDRIERALFRAVTDRLGIEMRAGNVVLGTEKIAQAARSGAVTFLAHASDAGEDGVGKLAQAWRVGEDAEGSGMAGVILPLDRAALSVALGRDNVVHLALIDAAAAERVAAPLQRLLHFTGRAEPCGQGPAHDGNRSADDTAALANDDFDTKGE from the coding sequence ATGCGGATTCCTCGCAATGAGCCGCTAGACCCCGACATCACTGTTGGCCGGCCGGCATCCCCCGGGGTGCCGGAACGGTCCGCGCGGGTTCGTGGCAAGGCCGCGGAGCCTGAGCGGCGCTGCATCCTGACGGGCGATCACGCCGGTCGCGAGGCACTGGTTCGCCTTGCGCTGTCGCCGGATGGCGACGTGGCGCCGGACGTGCTGGCGCGCGCGCCGGGGCGCGGTGCATGGATCGGCGTGCCTCGGCCCGCCCTTGAAAAAGCGCTGGCCAATGGCAAACTTAAGGGAGCCTTGGCGCGTGCCTTCAAGGGCGCGCCGCTCTCTATCCCTGCCGACCTTGGTGATCGGATCGAGCGTGCGCTCTTCCGGGCCGTGACGGATCGCCTCGGTATCGAGATGCGCGCCGGCAACGTGGTGCTGGGCACGGAGAAGATTGCCCAGGCCGCGCGTTCGGGCGCGGTGACGTTCCTTGCGCACGCCAGCGATGCGGGCGAAGACGGCGTGGGCAAGCTTGCCCAGGCCTGGCGCGTCGGCGAAGACGCGGAAGGCTCCGGAATGGCGGGAGTGATCTTGCCGCTGGACCGGGCGGCGCTGTCTGTGGCATTGGGCCGCGACAACGTCGTTCACCTGGCGCTTATCGATGCCGCGGCGGCCGAAAGGGTTGCCGCGCCGCTGCAGCGCCTGCTGCATTTCACCGGGCGTGCCGAACCTTGCGGGCAAGGGCCGGCGCACGATGGGAACCGGAGCGCGGATGACACTGCCGCTCTGGCGAATGACGATTTTGATACGAAGGGCGAATGA
- the infB gene encoding translation initiation factor IF-2: MTDDNKPKLGRRPLGLKTSVEAGEVKQTFSHGRTNKVVVEVKRRKLVPRTGNAPAEGEGETAAPPAEPVQKKAAAKRPAPTPPPPAASRETRQEMQARLLREAEEERLRLAEEARRREEDERLRAAEEEKRRAEENRKAEAEAEQAAAAKAAEEAAEAKAAEEAKTADAEQPAQEETAEAPAEKPAAKAKGEAKPSAPAPRRFTPVAPPKRPEPAAKKPGNTRDRGSDRDHRRQSGKLTVTRALNEDEGARARSLAALKRAREKERRAHFSGQQQPREKQTRDVIVPEAITVQELANRMAEKGADLVKALFKMGMMVTVNQTIDADTAELLVEEFGHRIQRVSESDVDIDTAGDVDPEESLQPRPPVVTIMGHVDHGKTSLLDALRGTDVVRGEAGGITQHIGAYQIKTKGGDLVTFLDTPGHEAFTEMRARGANVTDIVVLVVAADDGIMPQTIEAINHTKAADVPMIVAITKCDKPEANAQKIRERLLEHEVIVEEMSGDVQDVEVSAKTGAGLDTLIEKILLQSELMELKANPDRAAEATVVEAKLDKGKGPLATVLVTRGTLSVGDIFVVGTQSGRVRAMLDDKGRQMKKAPPSMPVEVLGIGGVPMAGDVLTVVESEARAREVAGYRQEKATEKRTAMAPASLDTMFSALKDKENVIEYPVLVKADVQGTTEAIVNALHKISTDEIKVRILHSGVGAITESDVTLAQASGAPIVGFNVRPNAKARELIERNKVRMKYFDVIYQLTDDIRSEMAGELGPERIETVVGRAEVKEVFPAGKKDKAAGLLVVDGYIKKGIHARLTRDDVIVSRTTIASLRRFKDDVPEVRAGLECGVVLEDTNDIKPGDTLEVFDVEMRERTL, from the coding sequence ATGACCGATGACAACAAGCCGAAACTGGGCCGCAGGCCGCTGGGTCTGAAGACCTCGGTAGAGGCCGGAGAGGTCAAGCAGACCTTCAGCCATGGCCGGACCAACAAGGTCGTGGTCGAAGTGAAGCGGCGCAAGCTTGTGCCGCGGACCGGCAATGCTCCGGCGGAAGGCGAAGGCGAAACCGCCGCGCCGCCTGCCGAGCCCGTGCAGAAGAAGGCCGCGGCCAAACGCCCCGCGCCCACGCCGCCGCCGCCCGCCGCATCGCGCGAAACGCGCCAGGAAATGCAGGCTCGCCTCTTGCGTGAGGCCGAGGAAGAACGCCTGCGCCTGGCCGAGGAAGCGCGCCGCCGCGAAGAGGACGAGCGTTTGCGCGCTGCCGAAGAGGAAAAGCGCCGCGCCGAAGAAAACCGCAAGGCCGAGGCCGAGGCGGAGCAGGCTGCCGCGGCAAAGGCCGCCGAGGAAGCCGCCGAGGCCAAGGCCGCGGAAGAGGCCAAGACGGCCGATGCCGAGCAGCCGGCTCAGGAAGAAACCGCGGAAGCGCCTGCGGAAAAGCCTGCCGCCAAGGCGAAGGGCGAAGCCAAGCCTTCCGCGCCCGCGCCGCGTCGCTTTACGCCGGTTGCACCGCCGAAGCGGCCCGAACCGGCGGCCAAGAAGCCCGGCAACACGCGCGATCGCGGAAGCGACCGCGATCATCGCCGCCAGTCCGGCAAGCTGACCGTCACGCGCGCGCTTAACGAAGACGAGGGCGCTCGCGCCCGTTCGCTCGCCGCGTTGAAGCGCGCGCGAGAGAAGGAGCGCCGTGCGCACTTCTCGGGCCAGCAGCAGCCGCGCGAAAAGCAGACCCGCGACGTCATCGTTCCCGAAGCGATCACCGTCCAGGAACTGGCGAACCGCATGGCCGAGAAGGGCGCCGACCTGGTGAAAGCGCTGTTCAAGATGGGCATGATGGTGACGGTCAACCAGACGATCGACGCCGATACCGCCGAATTGCTGGTCGAGGAATTCGGCCACCGCATCCAGCGCGTTTCGGAAAGCGATGTCGATATCGACACCGCCGGCGATGTCGATCCCGAGGAATCGCTGCAGCCGCGCCCGCCCGTGGTCACGATCATGGGCCACGTCGATCACGGCAAGACCAGCCTGCTCGACGCTCTGCGCGGCACCGACGTGGTGCGCGGCGAGGCCGGCGGCATCACGCAGCATATCGGCGCCTACCAGATCAAGACCAAGGGCGGCGACCTTGTCACCTTCCTCGATACGCCGGGCCATGAGGCCTTCACCGAAATGCGCGCGCGTGGTGCCAATGTCACCGATATCGTGGTGCTGGTGGTGGCTGCTGACGACGGGATCATGCCGCAGACGATCGAGGCCATCAATCACACCAAGGCCGCCGACGTGCCGATGATCGTGGCGATCACCAAGTGCGACAAGCCCGAGGCGAACGCGCAGAAGATTCGCGAGCGTCTGCTTGAACACGAAGTTATCGTCGAAGAGATGAGCGGTGACGTGCAGGACGTGGAAGTTTCGGCCAAGACCGGCGCGGGGCTCGACACGCTGATCGAAAAGATCCTGCTCCAGTCCGAACTGATGGAACTGAAAGCCAATCCCGACCGGGCCGCCGAGGCGACCGTGGTCGAGGCCAAGCTCGACAAGGGCAAGGGCCCACTGGCGACCGTGCTGGTTACGCGCGGAACGCTTTCGGTTGGCGATATCTTCGTTGTCGGCACCCAGTCGGGCCGCGTTCGCGCGATGCTTGACGACAAGGGCCGCCAGATGAAGAAGGCGCCGCCTTCGATGCCGGTCGAAGTGCTGGGTATCGGCGGTGTGCCGATGGCCGGCGACGTGCTGACCGTGGTCGAAAGCGAAGCCCGCGCCCGCGAAGTTGCCGGCTATCGCCAGGAAAAGGCGACCGAAAAGCGCACGGCGATGGCGCCTGCCAGCCTGGACACGATGTTCTCTGCCCTGAAGGACAAGGAGAACGTGATCGAATATCCGGTGCTGGTGAAGGCGGACGTGCAGGGCACGACCGAGGCGATCGTGAACGCGCTGCACAAGATTTCGACCGACGAGATCAAGGTGCGCATCCTGCATTCGGGCGTGGGTGCGATCACCGAAAGCGACGTGACGCTGGCCCAGGCAAGCGGCGCGCCGATCGTGGGCTTCAACGTCCGTCCCAACGCCAAGGCGCGCGAGCTGATCGAGCGCAACAAGGTGCGGATGAAGTATTTCGACGTGATCTACCAGTTGACCGACGATATCCGTTCGGAAATGGCCGGCGAGCTGGGTCCGGAGCGCATCGAAACCGTTGTCGGCCGCGCCGAGGTGAAGGAAGTCTTCCCGGCGGGCAAGAAGGACAAGGCTGCGGGCCTGCTGGTCGTGGACGGGTATATCAAGAAGGGTATTCACGCCCGTCTTACCCGCGACGACGTTATCGTCAGCCGCACGACGATCGCTTCGCTTCGCCGCTTCAAGGACGACGTTCCCGAAGTGCGTGCGGGCCTTGAATGCGGTGTCGTGCTGGAAGACACGAACGACATCAAGCCCGGCGATACGCTTGAAGTGTTCGACGTCGAGATGCGCGAACGCACGTTGTGA
- a CDS encoding PaaI family thioesterase → MNELTATQGAHAELMGVRFVSFDSETETVTMAFTAPDCFITPRGAVQGGLVAGFLDEAMGWAHVMATGGVEAPLNLDITMTLLKMVPAGPLTCTGRVLRRGKRVIFLEGELFDAEGNVLARSTSTAIPTPRPGT, encoded by the coding sequence GTGAACGAATTGACCGCTACACAGGGCGCCCATGCCGAGCTCATGGGCGTCCGTTTCGTCTCGTTCGACAGCGAGACGGAGACGGTGACGATGGCATTCACCGCGCCGGATTGCTTCATTACCCCGCGCGGCGCCGTTCAGGGCGGACTTGTCGCCGGGTTCCTCGACGAAGCGATGGGCTGGGCACACGTGATGGCGACCGGCGGCGTGGAAGCGCCGCTCAACCTCGATATCACGATGACATTGCTGAAAATGGTCCCGGCCGGTCCGTTGACCTGCACGGGGCGCGTCCTGCGGCGCGGCAAGCGGGTGATTTTCCTGGAAGGCGAACTGTTCGACGCCGAAGGGAACGTGCTGGCCCGCTCGACCTCGACGGCAATACCGACGCCGCGGCCCGGAACCTGA
- a CDS encoding DUF1697 domain-containing protein, protein MRFAALLASVNVGGNRIRMDALRAALGDAGFRDVETVTASGNVLFSAKDGVEDGPGEEIAAVVERHFGFRPFVAVRDAVELAAAIEGNPFAGTGEDKLVHTHFLEHQPARDAFERLLADHRGRGPERLALGDRALYIDFIEGVAGSKLTGAFIAKRIGCRGTARNMRSLARILERMT, encoded by the coding sequence ATGCGGTTCGCTGCGTTGCTCGCCTCGGTCAACGTCGGCGGCAATCGCATCAGGATGGATGCCTTGCGCGCCGCACTGGGCGATGCGGGCTTTCGCGACGTGGAAACCGTGACGGCGAGCGGTAATGTGCTGTTCTCGGCCAAGGACGGCGTGGAGGACGGGCCGGGCGAGGAGATTGCGGCGGTTGTTGAGAGGCATTTCGGCTTCCGCCCATTCGTCGCGGTGCGCGATGCCGTGGAACTGGCGGCGGCGATCGAAGGAAACCCCTTTGCCGGCACGGGTGAGGACAAGCTGGTCCATACCCATTTCCTTGAACACCAGCCTGCAAGGGACGCATTCGAAAGGCTTTTGGCGGACCATCGCGGTCGCGGCCCGGAAAGGCTGGCACTGGGCGACCGTGCGCTCTATATCGATTTCATCGAAGGCGTGGCGGGCAGCAAGCTGACCGGCGCCTTCATCGCGAAGCGTATCGGTTGCAGGGGAACGGCCCGGAATATGCGCTCGCTTGCCCGAATACTCGAACGAATGACCTGA
- the rbfA gene encoding 30S ribosome-binding factor RbfA — MARQQSTPESRSVRLLKVGEQVRHVLSELLMRQEVHDETLSAHSVSVTEVRMSPDLRHATVYVKPLLGADEDAVLKALRTNTAYFQREVAGKLKLKYAAKIKFMPDESFDEAGRIDALLSDPRVKRDLGDD; from the coding sequence ATGGCCCGCCAGCAATCCACTCCCGAAAGCCGCAGCGTCCGCCTTTTGAAGGTGGGCGAACAGGTGCGTCACGTTTTGTCCGAACTGCTGATGCGCCAGGAAGTGCATGACGAGACGCTTTCCGCGCATTCGGTTTCCGTTACAGAGGTGCGCATGTCGCCCGACCTGCGGCACGCGACCGTCTATGTGAAGCCGCTTCTGGGGGCGGACGAGGACGCTGTGCTGAAAGCGCTGCGCACCAACACCGCCTATTTCCAGCGCGAAGTGGCCGGCAAGCTGAAGCTGAAATACGCGGCGAAGATCAAGTTCATGCCGGATGAGAGCTTTGACGAAGCAGGGCGGATAGACGCATTGCTGTCCGATCCGCGCGTGAAGCGCGATCTGGGCGACGACTGA
- a CDS encoding thymidine kinase → MAKLYFYYASMNAGKSTTLLQADFNYRERGMTTMLWTAALDHRGGENAIESRIGLHADAHRFVGDTDLWERVTAAHHVQPLACVLVDEAQFLTRGQVWQLARLADEGNVPVLCYGLRTDFQGELFPGSAALLGIADALIELKAVCHCGRKATMNLRVDASGAAVKAGAQTEIGGNDRYVALCRRHFSEAMR, encoded by the coding sequence ATGGCCAAGCTCTATTTCTATTATGCCAGCATGAACGCGGGCAAATCGACCACGCTGCTGCAGGCCGATTTCAACTATCGCGAACGCGGCATGACAACGATGCTGTGGACCGCCGCGCTGGACCATCGCGGCGGCGAAAACGCGATCGAGAGCCGCATCGGCCTGCACGCCGATGCGCACCGGTTCGTGGGCGATACCGACCTGTGGGAACGGGTGACGGCGGCCCATCACGTCCAGCCGCTGGCCTGCGTGCTGGTGGACGAGGCGCAGTTCCTCACGCGCGGACAGGTGTGGCAACTCGCCCGGCTGGCTGACGAGGGCAACGTGCCCGTCCTTTGTTATGGCTTGCGCACCGATTTCCAGGGAGAACTGTTCCCAGGATCGGCCGCGCTGCTTGGCATCGCCGATGCGCTGATCGAATTGAAGGCGGTGTGCCATTGCGGGCGCAAGGCGACGATGAACCTGCGTGTCGATGCCAGCGGCGCGGCGGTGAAAGCAGGGGCGCAGACGGAAATCGGCGGGAACGACCGCTATGTCGCGCTGTGCCGCAGGCACTTTTCCGAGGCGATGCGGTGA
- a CDS encoding GNAT family protein, with product MIDLAALLQPMADEGWEGGAIRLEPVAERHLAGLNACFLPDDPVWEIYPAPLYGEHFETRARALLDNPARHVFAVMLDGEVVGMTSFLNIAPDRETAEIGGTFMAPKVRGSGMNGRVKRLLLDRAFASGIRRIEFRIDERNARSQAAVAKLGAVKEGTLRAERITWTGHVRDTAMWSILADEWAARD from the coding sequence GTGATCGATCTTGCCGCCCTGTTGCAGCCGATGGCGGACGAGGGCTGGGAAGGTGGGGCGATCCGGCTGGAACCTGTGGCAGAGCGGCACCTTGCGGGCCTCAACGCCTGTTTTCTGCCCGATGATCCCGTTTGGGAGATCTATCCGGCCCCGCTCTATGGCGAACATTTTGAAACAAGGGCGCGCGCCTTGCTGGACAATCCGGCGCGGCATGTGTTCGCGGTGATGCTGGACGGTGAAGTGGTGGGAATGACCAGCTTCCTCAACATTGCGCCAGATCGCGAAACGGCAGAGATCGGCGGAACGTTCATGGCGCCGAAAGTGCGCGGCAGCGGGATGAACGGGCGGGTGAAGCGCCTGCTGCTGGACCGCGCCTTTGCCAGCGGTATCCGCCGGATCGAATTCCGCATAGACGAGCGGAACGCGCGCAGCCAGGCTGCCGTGGCAAAGCTGGGCGCGGTCAAGGAAGGCACGCTGCGGGCAGAGCGGATCACCTGGACCGGGCACGTGCGCGATACCGCGATGTGGTCCATCCTGGCGGACGAATGGGCGGCGCGAGATTGA
- a CDS encoding site-2 protease family protein — MNGFNPDSTMWQVATVIIPLVIAIVFHEVSHGLVARMFGDPTAHEQRRLSLNPIRHVDPVGTLLVPGFLWLTTHTAFGWAKPVPVDARRLRNPRRDMMFVAAAGPGSNIVLALAGAIGLGLLVRAVGPADPGMTALFLRDNMANFIAINLFLAFFNLLPIPPFDGSHIVEGLLPRDAARAYARTRQAGFAIILILLFVVPWLIPGFDLIGAVVIPPVQWLFNHFLQVTQAVSGVRIT, encoded by the coding sequence GTGAACGGCTTCAATCCCGATTCCACGATGTGGCAGGTCGCCACGGTGATTATCCCGCTGGTTATCGCCATCGTGTTTCATGAGGTTTCGCACGGCCTCGTCGCCAGGATGTTCGGTGATCCCACCGCACACGAGCAGCGCCGCCTCAGCCTCAATCCCATTCGCCATGTCGATCCGGTGGGCACCTTGCTGGTGCCCGGCTTCCTGTGGCTGACAACGCATACCGCGTTCGGCTGGGCAAAGCCGGTGCCGGTCGATGCGCGGCGCCTGCGCAATCCGCGGCGCGACATGATGTTCGTGGCCGCCGCCGGGCCGGGTTCCAACATCGTGCTGGCGCTTGCCGGAGCGATCGGCCTTGGCCTGCTGGTGCGCGCCGTCGGCCCGGCCGATCCCGGCATGACGGCGCTGTTCCTGCGCGACAACATGGCGAACTTCATCGCCATCAACCTGTTCCTCGCCTTCTTCAACCTGCTGCCGATCCCGCCGTTCGACGGGTCGCACATCGTCGAGGGACTGCTGCCGCGCGATGCCGCGCGCGCCTATGCCCGCACGCGGCAGGCGGGCTTCGCGATCATCCTGATCCTGTTGTTCGTGGTGCCCTGGCTGATACCCGGTTTCGACCTGATCGGCGCGGTCGTGATTCCGCCGGTGCAGTGGCTTTTCAACCACTTCCTGCAGGTAACGCAGGCGGTTTCGGGCGTCCGGATCACCTGA